TCGAGATGCAGAGCCTGGGAGGCCACGGGGCGGGCACCCGGCGCTAGGTGAGCTGGGGACACccctgtcccctctgtcccctgaATTGGAGACCGATTGGGGACCCTGAATGGGagaggggggggcacagggtgtttttttggggaCCTAACTGAGCCCCCGCTGTCTCTCCGCAGGTCACCGGTCCCGTGGATGGCACCGGCTCGTGGGCTGCTGGCGTCTCCCGGCGCCCGGAGGGGCACGGAGGGTGCAGAGCGGGGTTGCCCGCGTCGTGCTGCTAATCGCCCCAGCGGCGATGCCCCGGTCTCGGCCGAGGAggaccgccccccccccgcggctccccccACCCCGAAAATGGGCTTGGCAGGGCAGGCTGGCATTTCTATGCAAGCTGTGTGCAGGCTGTGCCCTGCCACCCGTCCCCTGCCCGGGGGCTGTGCCGACAAcgctgtgtgtcccccccccaacacacctCCAGGGCTTGGGGTcaccctgtgtccccccccagaaATGGAAGCACTAACCCCCCCCTCTGtttctggagctgctggcacgGCGGGCTTGGCGCCCAGCCCTCTGCCCTGCCACCCTCCCCTGCGCGGGGGTCactgcctgccccccccctcacctcctgGGACCCCCAGCCAGGGTGCCCTGCCCCGATAAGGGGGGGGCAACCCCAGAGCCCAGGGTGGGCACCCCCCCACCTTTATTTATTGCAAAGGGAAACTTATCTATAGagagatatatatttttaagcttattttaaaagatttatttctcaGCCGACGGCCTCGCCTGGCTGCCCGGAGGGGGCAGACCCTTTGCCAGTGcagggctgcccccccccccggggcaaAGGGCGCAGACCTGGGTCGTGCCCCCCCCCtctctgcagggtgctgagcgGCCACGTCGCCccctccgtgcctcagtttccccactgTTGAGCACGGGAGGGATGGAGACAGGGATGTGCCAGGGGGCGCTGTTGCTGCCACCGCACAGgcagggttatttttttttttgggggggggtccttgCTCTGCCAAGCCCCCAGGATGTCCCACGGCCATGGTCCCACGTGCTCTGCCCCCTCAAAGGGCACCCACACTGCCACCGGGCACATCCAGCTGGGAAACCTAATTTCTCGCCCCGTTCCCATGCAAACGGGGCCACCCCTTCCTGCCaccccccccacaaaaaaaaaaatcccatccttgtccccatcccggGCACCGTCCGCGCCGTCACCCAGCACTTTAACTCCAGCGGTGTTCGCCGTGCCCACCGCCCTGGCCCCCCCCCGGACACTGCCGCTGAGCTGGGGTGGCCCCGggggtccccgtccccgtgccaGGCGTGGGCACGGCgggcagcccccaccccccttccctttattccccccccccccaatgccATCTAAGTTATTTATATCAAAGAGAGCAAaggtttatttttgtagtttgtACAGGCGGTAGTGGGGAACcgaaggtttatttttaaagagtaaatatatatattatatataaattaccCGCCGGGTCTGACCCTCTgtcttggggggggggcgcagctgGAGGTGGGAGGGGGATTGGGCTGCTTGGGCAAAGGGGTGGGGGGTGCAACAGCATTTGGGGGGCGGAATTTTGCAGCCCAGGGGATTCCAGGCATCCTGAACACCACGGGAGGGGGGTTGGTCCTGGTGCcattgctctgctgctgctgcagcgcaGCCCCACTGCCGGGGGAGGGCAGCACGGCCCCGGGAAGGGTGGGACCTGGCAGGGTGGCTGGGATAATAAAGGgtcaccctgcagcccccggggtcACCACACACCCTGTGTGGGTGCTCCGGCATCCGTACACCCACCCCATAACCCAGCTTCAACCCCACAGAGCCCACGTTGCTTTTAtaagctgccccacagcccccactgTGGGGTGACCCCATATCCTGCCCCGATCCCAAAGCTgtgaagtggggaaaaaagcgCTTTATTGGCGCTCCAGCAGCGCCCAGCCCCGcaccccacagcctgccccATCGCAGAGCACCCAGCTGGGGGGTCGCAGCctctccccgagccccccggtggggctggggagggggcacagccccTATTTGGCGTGCGGGTCCAGGTGCCGGTGGTGGTCGCGGGGCCGCGTGCCGCGCCGGGGCcggcagagctgggggggcaCCCCGCTGCCACGCCGCAGCGCGTGGGACCTCCAGGCTGCCGCGATGCTCTCCACCTGCGATGGGGACATGAGTGTGGCTCCAActtccccccaaatcccaaatccagccccccaaaacccaagcAGCTCACCGGGATGAGCAGGTCCCGCTGGTTGTGGCTCTCCAGCGTCACCAGCTcgctgggtgccagcaggggCAGGCGCAGCTCCCGCACGGGCAGGGCGGCCACCTCGGGCACCGGGCGCCCCAGGACGGCCTGTAGGACACCCAGCTGTGCATCGGGCACCGGGGGGGTGTTTTGGGAACCCCCCCCCgaccctgctgtgctgcactcACCGAGCTGACGTGCGCCCACTCCCGCACGGCTTGCACCAGGTCCAGCTCGTCCACGGCCAGCCGGTCGCTGCGCAGCACCCGCGCCAGCACCGTGTCAGAGAGCTCGTGGAAGCCCCGCGTCCTCACCACCGCCTGCAAGATCACTTCTGGCACCAGCACCAGGATCATTCTGGTACCAGCACCCACCCCGACCCCCTCCTTCACATCATCCcgcaccccagcaccccaatcCCTTCCACCATCCCCTGCTCGTctctcagcatccccccccccaaacaccatTTGGtcccttttctcccccagctgccccatCCTCACGGCCCTGTTCCCCCGTGCTGTGTCCCCGTTTGCTCCCCAAGCCCTGCGGTGCCCCCATTTCGGGTCCCCCCCGTGGCCGTACCGCGGTGCAGCTCTCGATGAAggccaggcagtgctgctgcaggtccGCCTGCCCGTAGGTCACCGCAGCCTGTGGGACAACACGGGCACCTGCAAGGGGGCCCAGGGCAGGAAGGAgacacccccccaaaaaaaaacaaaccctacaGAGAGTCCCCATATGCCACCAGCCCTGAGGTGTTCTCAGGCACCCAGGTAAGGGAAGCAACCCCGTGAATGGGTACCAGCATGTGGGGATGTGGATATGgggctgcctgtccccagcttTCCCCACCAGGACACAAGGTTGGCACAGAGCCCCCCCAAAGTGCATCAACACCCTGGTGCCacccccccagcctgccctaTATCTCTATTCCCCACTGCAGCAGGAATTTGGGGTGCTCTTCTCCTCCCCCAGGAACAAAGCTCGTCCCTCGGCTGGCTCTGCTCGCTGCTGTGCCCTTCTCGGGGCACCAGGACATGTCCTTGTCCCCCCCCTGCGGTGTCCGCCCATGTGTGTGGGGTATTTGGGGTGCTGTGCAGCATcgccagccccgctgctgcagTTGGGACCAGCGCTGACGCAAGCTGGGGGTGGGCAGAGCGTGTTGTTTTcttcaggtttgttttgttctggggttttggggttttctgtttgtttcctccGAGCCCGTTTTAGCTCTGTTTACGCCACGGTGGTCAGGTACCACGTGCGCCGAGAGCTTCTGCACGCCAGGGCCAGCGTCTCGCCCCAGGGGCATCGCTTCGGGCCTCGGGAggtggcagggagctgcaggatcACGAGCGTGGGGCCGGTCCTGGGAGCATTTCTCCGTATCTCAGCAGGGTTTTGGGAACTGGCCCCGAAAACCCTGCGGATTTCCAAaatcccagtgcctcccagtttCACACAAACGGTGGCAATATCCCTGCACTGGGGAGCTCTGGCTGGCCCTGTGTGGGGGACGATGTCCTGGGGACACTGCCCTGCCTCGCTCTGATGGCCCTTGCAGCCCCAAAGGGACATCCCCAGGGGACAggagggctgctgggctggcaggggagggaaacccagccccagcacgcaGCCAAGGGCAGAGGGGCCAGCCCAGCTCATGCCCCAAAATAGACAAGGTTATTTTTACCCTCCGTGACGCTGCTTGGGAAGCTGTCACTGGGTTTTCCCCAGACtggtgtgtcccccccccccggccccaaatATGCCCCGTTGCCCACATGAGGGACTCAGGCACTGTCCTTCCCCCGGCACCAGGTGCCCCAGACAGCTCACCTGCAGCGCCTCGCAGACCTGCTCCACGCTCAGCGTGTCCTTGATGAACTCCACgcagagctggaagcagaaaggagaggGTGGGAGGGCACAGCGGGGACCCAGCACCCCCCTCCGTGATGCTCAGCACCCCCTGAGCCCCCAGGACATGGGACAAAGGGACAAAGGGACATGGGACATGGGGCGGAggtgcctccagccctgcagggtTTCGtaaggcagggctgggctgggggatgaGGGCTTGCAGCACGGCGTGCGGGCAGTGATTCAGCCGGGGAGCGAGCCTGGGGTGACCAAACGCCACCAAGCTCATACCCCGGGGCAGGTCACTCAGCCATGGTCACAGCcctggtgacagcagcagctgccgggTGACCCCAGCTCTGCCCACGCCTGCTCGGAGAGGACGAACAAATGAGCTGCAGCCCCAAAAGCAGGTGGGACGCAGCCAGACGGGCTCCCCGCTGCCCACCCCAGCTGCCGCCCACACAAAGGGGACCCGAGCCgtggtgttggggggggggaacgcGGGGGCTGAGCCAGGGTCAGGGTCCCTGGGAAACCCGAAATGACGTGATGTGCGGGGAGGAGCCGCCAGCTGGAGCAGAAGGGCCCTGAGTCACCGGCGGGGACAGGGAGATGAAGtcaccctgcagctggggacagaACCACGGGCTTCCCCGGCTGCCACTTGGTCACTTGATGCCCCCCCCCAGTCATTACAGCTCCCCCCAAGGGACACGGGGCAGCTCGGTTCGTGGCACGGCGTGgtgtggagggaggggaagtgCCGGGTCACGCCACATGCCCGGCTGTAACTCGGCAATGGGTCTGGTGACGTGTCCCCATGGGGACTCTTcagctccctcctcttcctcaccctgGCCCACtccctgtctgtctgtccgtctgtccgtcctgGTGGTGTGCTCCCACCGCTCCCTTtcgctccctgctccccagacCGGGGATTTCCCGACAGCAGCCTCCTGACACGGCCGGAGGCACCGTGGGGGATGGCGTTGGGGCTTTCCTGCTGCCCTTTGTGCAGTGGGACATGCCGGAGGGATTCCCCAGCgccgggggtggggggctccCACCTGAACCCCCATGGGGGCTTCTGCTGAACCCTGTGGGAACCAATTCCCTTAGGGACACCTCTGGGGTTGGGGAACAGGGCTGAGCCTGTGCACATGGGTGGTGCCGTCCTCAGGGCCACCTCAGGTCATCCTTAGGGTCATTTTCGGgagccccccagcacagggacacgggggggggacacgccACCCCGGGTGCAGCAGGGCCATACCTTGCACAGGTCCTGCAGGCCGTACTCCACCGATGAGGTCAGCACCTCCAGTGCCTACAGAGACAGAAAATCCCGAGCTGGAAGCCACCCACGAGGCCCATCGAGCCCAaatcctctccctttctccatgcagcaccacccaaaaaaaaaaaaa
The sequence above is drawn from the Anas acuta chromosome 8, bAnaAcu1.1, whole genome shotgun sequence genome and encodes:
- the BTBD19 gene encoding BTB/POZ domain-containing protein 19 translates to MARSCSARLQGEAATFTAALRTLVNNPQFSDVTFVVGREQQRVFAHRCVLACRCQAFRGMLGGCGEDPPGSLPPQGPFVLGNVQPDVFLAVIEFLYTNSVSLNSHIALEVLTSSVEYGLQDLCKLCVEFIKDTLSVEQVCEALQAAVTYGQADLQQHCLAFIESCTAAVVRTRGFHELSDTVLARVLRSDRLAVDELDLVQAVREWAHVSSAVLGRPVPEVAALPVRELRLPLLAPSELVTLESHNQRDLLIPVESIAAAWRSHALRRGSGVPPQLCRPRRGTRPRDHHRHLDPHAK